AAGATCGGAAGCGTATATCGGTGTGCTGATTGATGATCTGATTACAAAAGGTACTGAGGAGCCTTACCGCATGTTTACCTCTCGGGCGGAATATCGTACAATTCTGCGGCAGGATAATGCTGATTTGCGACTGACCGAAAAGGGATATACTATCGGACTTGCCTCTCAGGAACGGTATGATCTTATGCAAACGAAGCAAGCCAATGTGACGGCGATTCTGGAAGAAATGAAACAGATGCGCGTTCAGCCGGAAGCCATAAATGGTCTGCTGGATTCGCTGGGAAGCGCTCAGATCCGTGAAAAAACATCGCCCTATCTGCTTCTGCGGAGACCGGAAATTAACCGCAAAGAACTTCAGTTGCTGGGCGGAAACGTAACGGAATATCTGAACTCATTCAACCAGGAGACCATTGAAGAAGCTGTGATTTCGGTGAAGTACGAGAGCTACGTCGAGAAGGAACGGATCATGGTTGAGCGGACCGAAAAACTCGATAACTTACTAATTCGACCGGATTTTGATTACGACCGGTTGTCGGCTTTGTCATTTGAGGGACGCGAGAAACTGAAGCGCATCCGCCCCCAAACTATTGGCCAGGCATCGCGCATCAGCGGAGTTAGCGCTTCCGATATTTCAATCTTAATGGTTTATTTAGGTCGGTAAGAGCATGGCGGTGGAACACCTTGCAGAATGTCCGGTTTGCGGAAATCAGTCTTTTTCAAATTGGCTTACGTGTAAAGATTATCTAGTTTCTGAAACGGAATTTACCATTCAGAGTTGTGAAAAGTGCGGCTTCAAGGCCACCAATCCTCGTCCAGCCGAAGGAGAGATTGGACGGTATTATCAGTCTGAAGAATACATTTCACACAGCGATACCCGTAAAGGAATCATCAGTCAACTGTACCACACCGTTCGGTCGATTACGGTGAAACAAAAAGTAAATCTGATCAAGGGGCTGTCTCCCAGGAAAGAAAATCTGCTGGATATTGGATGTGGCTCGGGTTATTTTCTCTCGGCTAGCCAGCAGGCAGGCTGGAAAGTGATGGGTACGGAGCCGGATGAAAACGCCCGACAACAGGCGCAAAACCGTGTTCATGTAAAGCTGGGAAAATCGATTCATGAGCTAAATGAGGGCCAGAAATATCATGTTATCACCTTGTGGCACGTTCTGGAACACGTCCACGAATTGTCCGAAACGCTGGAGTGGATGCGGTCGCATTGTCATGCAAATGGTTATGTCGTGATCGCTGTTCCCAACCATCGTTCGTGGGATGCTCAACATTATAAACAGTTTTGGGCGGCTTACGATGTTCCCCGGCACCTGTACCATTTCTCACCCGACGCCATGAAAGCGTTGTTAAGTCGTTACGGTTTTGAAATGGTTGAACAACGCCCAATGCTCTTTGACGCTTTTTATGTGAACATGCTGAGCACCAAAAACCGTGATGGAAAACCGGCCTACCTTGAAAGTTTCTGGAATGGTATTCGTTCTAATTGGGCAGCGTATCAAAATGGAGGGAATTATTCAAGCTTAATTTACATCGCTCAGGCCCGCTAACTAAACAAGAACTTATGCCCTGAATAGCGATACTATTCAGGGTTTTTTATTGCCGAAAAATGAAACAAGCCTTATTTCTGTTCGCCATCATCGCCGTTTTTTTGAATTCATGCTCTCAATACGCTGCTCCAATCGGAGGAAAAAAGGACACATTGGCGCCCGTTCTGGTGAAGAGCACACCGATCAACAAACAGAAAAACTTCAATGAAAAGACCATTGAGCTTTTCTTCAACGAATACATTCGGGTCGAAAATCCGAATCAGAAAATCCTGATCACCCCTGAACCCGAAGCGCCGTTCAAACCGCGGATTAAGCCAAACAGCTTCCGGTTGATTTTCGATAAACCCTTTAAAGAAAATACAACTTACACCTTCAACTTTACGGATGCCGTGAAGGATGCAACGGAAAACAACCCGGCACTAAATTTGAAATTGGTGTTTAGCACGGGCAACTCCATTGATTCGTTGAGGGTAGGAGGGAGGGTCACCGACCTTCAAACCGGCCAGCCCGTCCTGAATACATTGGTCGGTTTGTACATCCCCAACGACACCCTGACGCCAACTAAAACAAAGCCGTATTATTTTACCCGCACCGATACATCCGGAGTTTTTTTGCTGGAAAACGTACGGGACGGACGATACAGAGTTTTCGCTTTCGATGACAAGAACCTCAACCTTATTTTGAATCCGGGTCCGGAAAAAGCCGCTTTTCTGCAAGGTGAGCTGGACTTGAAAGCCAACAATGATACGCTGAATTTCCAGCTGTTTTCTTTTTATAACACTCCCCCGCGGTCCGTCCGAACCCAGCAGCTCGTCAACACCTACACGTATGTTTTTGATCGGGGAATCGAGAGTTATACTGTTCGCTTCACCAATCCGGAAGACAGCATTCCTTCGTTTTTTCGGACTCCTACTGAGCTTACTTTCTTTAATGAGAAAGCAACCAACGACACCCTCCGGCTTCAGATCACGGTAACGGATTCCCTCAAAAACAAAGCAGAGTTAACCCAAAAATTTAAGTTCCGGACGCCATCCCGGCGTGAAACAAGAGAACCGCTTACGCTTACGGCTTTGCCTGCGGATAACGGCGATGTGGATCGTCAGGTAAAAACGGAGTTTCGATTTTCGAAACCAATCAAAACGATCACGACGGACTCGCTGCAATTATTCAGTGACAGCACAAATCGCATACCGCTGAGTGAGCAGGATTACCGCTGGGAAAATAATCGAACCCATTTTATTCTGAACAAGACAACCACCGCCGGGCGAAGTGTGGCGCTTCGGTTGGGGAGAGGAGCTTTCATTAGCGTTCTCAATGATTCAACGGCAGCGACGGAACTCAACTATTA
This Larkinella insperata DNA region includes the following protein-coding sequences:
- a CDS encoding class I SAM-dependent methyltransferase, giving the protein MAVEHLAECPVCGNQSFSNWLTCKDYLVSETEFTIQSCEKCGFKATNPRPAEGEIGRYYQSEEYISHSDTRKGIISQLYHTVRSITVKQKVNLIKGLSPRKENLLDIGCGSGYFLSASQQAGWKVMGTEPDENARQQAQNRVHVKLGKSIHELNEGQKYHVITLWHVLEHVHELSETLEWMRSHCHANGYVVIAVPNHRSWDAQHYKQFWAAYDVPRHLYHFSPDAMKALLSRYGFEMVEQRPMLFDAFYVNMLSTKNRDGKPAYLESFWNGIRSNWAAYQNGGNYSSLIYIAQAR
- a CDS encoding Ig-like domain-containing domain: MKQALFLFAIIAVFLNSCSQYAAPIGGKKDTLAPVLVKSTPINKQKNFNEKTIELFFNEYIRVENPNQKILITPEPEAPFKPRIKPNSFRLIFDKPFKENTTYTFNFTDAVKDATENNPALNLKLVFSTGNSIDSLRVGGRVTDLQTGQPVLNTLVGLYIPNDTLTPTKTKPYYFTRTDTSGVFLLENVRDGRYRVFAFDDKNLNLILNPGPEKAAFLQGELDLKANNDTLNFQLFSFYNTPPRSVRTQQLVNTYTYVFDRGIESYTVRFTNPEDSIPSFFRTPTELTFFNEKATNDTLRLQITVTDSLKNKAELTQKFKFRTPSRRETREPLTLTALPADNGDVDRQVKTEFRFSKPIKTITTDSLQLFSDSTNRIPLSEQDYRWENNRTHFILNKTTTAGRSVALRLGRGAFISVLNDSTAATELNYYIRDPEKYGVLIGKVNTTAKQFIVELLDEEFKPIDKQINNPNYRFVNIKPGRYRLRVIIDENGNGRWDSGNPLENRMPEPIYFFTRNKGIILIKANFDINEDIDAF